A genomic region of Venturia canescens isolate UGA chromosome 7, ASM1945775v1, whole genome shotgun sequence contains the following coding sequences:
- the anne gene encoding polyamine-transporting ATPase 13A3 isoform X2 — protein MDIMDGTRGNGLIQLKNGVDYINPGQEDQMEIYGFRRNQKYTLITWFLIIITGGLLRLIFHWVPRLMLLSTHSKCRLEEADTVLLIERFQGKHTSYYVKKLRTMTAQDVTKKVDNDENLVGNEEWQDHENSTIENPLLSVHLHGGNFKEVSSIVTFNCKKLTYVWDSDRSEFLKLTGLEVGVLTSTLHQMSGLSSQKQFLRRSVYGNNEIVIPVKNPMTLLCLEVLNPFYVFQLFSFCLWIADDYYYYAMVIISMTACGIGMAVFQTRSNQHKLRSTVHSSDVAKVMRDRATGKIDSVAAELLVPGDILVIPPHGCLMPCDAVLLTGNCILNESMLTGESVPVTKTPIPSSNETIYDTKEHARHTLFCGTKIIQTRYFGGEKVLAVVVRTGFTTSKGGLVRSIMYPPPVDFKFEQDSYKFVELLAGIASIGVIYTIVTKAMRGVPSSHIALEALDLITIVVPPALPAAMTVGRLVAQNRLEKKRIYCTSPRAINVSGSIDCVCFDKTGTLTEDGLDMWGVVPVSMRKFQVPTKEISKLSINEILVGMVTCHSITIIDGQLVGDPLDLKMFESTGWHLEEPDVSDNTKFSMMFPTVVKPPKDAKLFQTGDSISTVSPARHNSITSETGDNLSLNNLTIDDNDMTEQQGLEIGIVRQFPFTSSLQRMSVITRTLGANHYDLYCKGSPEMILSLSKADSIPPDFASVLQEYTSEGYRVIALGHKSLNRLTWAKVQRISREAAETELNFLAFVVLENRLKPETAPVIEAINKACIKTVMVTGDNMLTALSVARDCDMVKPGVPVITVAAITQQNQTKPQLYFTKSSSNQQSPQSPNGQGSISEMTDLNSIASLETIESGVYGNTVVENGANYLCDDVHGSNKYVFSMTGKTWAMIKQHYPELIPKVATRGAIFARMSPDQKQQLVQELQALGYYVAMVGDGANDCGALKAAHTGISLSDTESSVASPFTSRETNISCLLSIIREGRAALVTSFGIFKYMAGYSLTQFISVMLLYGIESNLTDLEFLYIDLFIISIFAFFFGRTEAYDGPLVKTAPLTSLISTSPILSLLTQMLLVTIFQYTSLWHLRQNDWFVPFNSTATVDKDDVGCLENYTIFIVSSMQYIILAVVFSKGHPYRKSLFTNYGLLASFLLMSLFSTYLAIFPFDWLAAQFELVLPTDMTFRYVLVVYGLANFVVAMIVEHFFIDYLVFRKLRYRWHDVEKSKRKFLAIERDMSRDVKWPPLSQEPLPEAAPDILIRQNVTEIKIEKRVPESCMNQALDVGFLNSPASSLNFKRFGSAREVTLNPRSLFNDRRNTVSMQTVPITLEDRETHFRRPSVDVTPKRRHNSESENAIDSCDKSQRSKPTTNPIATLPRRPPLNQQSNSKLVNFTNPRIHKSEEFCPGAQSVLELDILPS, from the exons ATTCCGAAGAAATCAGAAGTACACGCTCATCACCTGGTTTCTCATCATCATTACCGGCGGCCTCCTCCGGTTGATTTTTCACTGGGTTCCACGACTGATGCTGCTTTCGACCCACTCCAAGTGTCGACTCGAGGAAGCCGATACGGTTTTGCTTATTGAAAGGTTTCAGGGCAAACACACGAGCTATTACGTCAAGAAACTTAGAACCATGACAGCTCAGGATGTCAC GAAAAAAGTTGACAACGATGAAAATCTGGTCGGAAACGAAGAGTGGCAAGATCATGAAAACTCGACAATCGAAAACCCTTTGCTATCGGTACATCTACATGGAGGAAATTTCAAGG AAGTCTCGTCGATCGTCACTTTCAATTGCAAAAAACTGACCTACGTATGGGACAGTGATAGATCGGAATTTTTGAAGTTGACTGGATTGGAGGTCGGTGTGCTGACGTCAACGTTGCATCAAATGAGTGGTCTCAGTTCCCAAAAACAGTTCCTCAG ACGGAGCGTCTATGGCAACAACGAAATAGTCATTCCCGTGAAAAATCCCATGACTTTGCTGTGCCTGGAAGTTCTCAATCCATTTTACGTCTTCCAACTATTTAGCTTTTGCCTGTGGATTGCcgacgattattattattatgcgATGGTGATAATATCCATGACGGCTTGTGGCATAGGCATGGCTGTCTTCCAAACGCGTAGC AATCAGCACAAATTACGTTCGACGGTTCATTCTTCGGACGTAGCAAAAGTGATGCGCGATCGAGCGACAGGAAAAATTGATTCCGTCGCTGCCGAGCTCCTCGTGCCTGGTGATATATTGGTTATTCCGCCTCACGGCTGTCTAATGCCTTGCGACGCTGTTCTGCTTACCGGCAACTGTATTTTAAACGAATCGATGCTTACTGGTGAATCGGTGCCGGTGACCAAGACACCGATTCCGTCGTCAAACGAGACGATTTACGATACCAAGGAACATGCCAGGCACACGCTTTTCTGCGGTACCAAAATCATCCAGACGAGATATTTCGGAGGTGAAAAG GTGTTGGCGGTTGTTGTTCGAACTGGATTCACGACAAGCAAAGGTGGCCTGGTACGTTCGATAATGTACCCTCCACCGGTAGATTTCAAGTTTGAGCAGGACTCGTACAAGTTCGTCGAGTTGCTTGCGGGCATAGCGAGCATCGGCGTTATTTACACGATTGTCACGAAAGCTATGAGAGGAGTGCCATCGAGTCACATAGCTCTGGAGGCTCTGGATCTAATCACGATCGTGGTGCCACCTGCGTTACCGGCAGCGATGACGGTTGGGCGTCTCGTGGCGCAAAATCGTCTGGAAAAGAAACGAATTTATTGCACGAGTCCAAGAGCCATTAACGTTTCTGGCTCTATAGATTGCGTTTGTTTTGACAAAACGGGTACTTTGACGGAAGATGGTCTGGACATGTGGGGGGTCGTACCGGTGTctatgagaaagtttcaggtGCCGACTAAAGAAATCTCGAAACTGTCGATCAACGAGATCCTCGTGGGGATGGTCACGTGTCACAGTATAACCATAATCGACGGTCAATTGGTTGGCGATCCGCTCGATCTCAAAATGTTTGAATCGACCGGTTGGCACCTCGAGGAACCTGACGTTTCGGACAATACTAAATTTTCCATGATGTTCCCGACTGTGGTCAAACCCCCCAAAGATGCTAAACTCTTTCAAACGGGCGATAGCATTTCAACCGTTTCTCCGGCACGTCACAACTCCATCACTTCCGAGACTGGCGACAATCTCTCACTCAACAATCTTACCATCGATGATAACGATATGACCGAACAGCAAGGCCTGGAAATCGGTATAGTTAGACAATTCCCTTTCACTTCGAGTCTCCAGCGAATGAGCGTTATCACAAGGACCTTGGGGGCTAATCATTACGATTTGTACTGCAAGGGAAGCCCGGAGATGATTCTTAGTCTCTCAAAAGCAGATTcca TACCTCCGGATTTCGCTTCGGTTCTGCAGGAATACACGTCCGAGGGCTACAGGGTAATAGCATTGGGCCACAAATCCTTGAATCGTTTGACCTGGGCAAAAGTACAGCGAATAAGTCGAGAAGCTGCTGAGacggaattgaattttttagctTTCGTAGTGCTCGAGAATAGGTTGAAGCCGGAAACGGCTCCGGTGATCGAGGCCATCAACAAAGCTTGCATCAAAACAGTTATGGTGACCGGTGACAACATGTTGACAGCACTTTCGGTTGCCAGAGATTGCGATATGGTTAAACCGGGCGTACCTGTAATCACCGTCGCTGCGATAACCCAGCAGAATCAGACGAAGCCACAACTATATTTCACCAAAAGTAGCAGCAATCAACAGAGTCCGCAATCTCCCAACGGACAGGGCAGTATAAGCGAAATGACCGATCTCAACAGCATTGCGAGTTTGGAAACAATCGAGAGCGGCGTTTACGGCAACACTGTTGTAGAAAATGGCGCCAATTATCTTTGCGACGA TGTTCACGGGAGCAACAAGTATGTTTTTTCTATGACTGGAAAAACTTGGGCGATGATCAAACAACATTATCCAGAACTAATACCAAAAGTTGCCACCAGGGGTGCTATTTTCGCGCGTATGTCGCCGGATCAGAAGCAACAGTTGGTCCAGGAACTTCAAGCGCTTGGTTATTATGTGG CAATGGTGGGCGACGGTGCCAACGATTGCGGAGCTTTGAAGGCGGCGCATACAGGGATTTCGCTATCGGATACAGAATCATCGGTAGCCTCGCCATTCACGAGTCGGGAAACGAACATATCCTGCTTACTAAGTATAATACGGGAAGGACGCGCAGCTTTGGTAACTTCTTTCGGTATATTCAAGTACATGGCAGGTTATTCGTTGACACAATTTATTTCGGTAATGTTGCTCTACGGTATAGAATCAAATTTGACGGATTTAGAATTTCTCTACATCGATTTATTCATAATATCGATATTTGCATTTTTCTTCGGCCGTACGGAAGCGTACGACGGGCCGTTAGTGAAGACAGCACCATTGACGAGTCTCATTAGCACATCGCCGATATTGAGTTTGCTGACGCAAATGCTCCTCGTAACGATATTCCAGTACACGAGTTTGTGGCATTTGCGACAGAACGACTGGTTCGTACCGTTCAACTCAACGGCCACCGTGGACAAGGACGATGTTGGATGCCTTGAGAATTACACCATATTTATCGTCAGCTCAATGCAGTACATTATACTAGCGGTTGTATTCAGCAAAGGTCATCCATACAGAAAGTCTCTGTTCACGAATTACGGCCTTTTAGCATCGTTTCTCCTCATGTCGTTGTTCTCTACTTATCTTGCAATATTTCCATTCGATTGGCTCGCCGCGCAGTTCGAGCTGGTCTTGCCGACCGACATGACCTTCCGTTACGTCCTCGTTGTCTACGGTCTAGCTAATTTCGTCGTAGCAATGATAGTCGAACACTTCTTCATCGATTATCTGGTGTTCCGGAAGCTTCGCTATCGTTGGCACGACGTTGAGAAATCAAAACGTAAATTTCTAGCAATAGAACGCGACATGAGCAGAGACGTCAAGTGGCCTCCGCTGTCCCAGGAGCCATTGCCCGAAGCCGCTCCTGACATTCTCATCCGTCAAAACGTCACAGAAATTAAGATTGAAAAGAGAGTGCCCGAGTCGTGTATGAATCAAGCGTTGGACGTCGGCTTCCTCAACAGCCCAGCCTCTTCGCTCAACTTCAAGCGCTTCGGTTCAGCCAGAGAAGTCACTCTCAATCCACGCTCGTTGTTCAACGACCGACGCAACACCGTCTCGATGCAAACGGTACCGATCACCCTCGAAGATCGCGAAACTCATTTCCGGCGTCCCAGCGTCGATGTTACTCCCAAACGACGTCACAATTCCGAATCCGAAAACGCCATTGACTCTTGCGACAAGTCCCAGAGATCGAAACCAACCACCAATCCCATCGCCACTCTGCCCCGACGTCCTCCCCTCAATCAACAAAGCAATTCTAAATTAGTCAATTTTACAAATCCCAGAATTCACAAGAGCGAGGAATTTTGTCCCGGTGCTCAGAGCGTACTCGAATTAGATATACTGCCATCCTGA
- the LOC122413392 gene encoding uncharacterized protein yields the protein MRDTGDMMEDVYSEDTMMECSGDDAGLDDLVDLTDDVSNSVPMIRDAAERLLTLLGVDNEENDDLLSSEDEGVELDEESDENDVDYDNEDNEPQNTRLLHQLANSLAQELKYSQKQGNKTNTRLATNQRGTRSNHELNKGHGNEQVQSMEVGHEIFYENDPKTPKYVYQFDQAHKIAENRSFFSTPHFETNDSVPTNKYHGDNRSRISSTVAQLGKTNFSTNSPVPDSWSLGWDACAAEAIRYLVEDEGLSPHHPTVLAMKNHLEIQRERTLAQFAV from the exons ATGAGAGACACCGGCGACATGATGGAAGACGTTTACTCCGAG GACACGATGATGGAATGCAGTGGGGACGATGCAGGCCTCGACGACCTTGTCGACTTGACGGACGATGTATCGAATTCGGTTCCGATGATACGAG ACGCAGCTGAGCGATTGCTGACACTGCTGGGGGTCGATAATGAGGAGAACGATGATTTGTTGTCTTCGGAGGACGAGGGTGTGGAATTGGACGAGGAGAGTGACGAGAACGACGTTGATTATGATAACGAGGATAACGAGCCACAGAACACGAGACTTTTGCATCAATTGGCCAACTCGTTGGCCCAAGAACTTAAATATTCTCAAAAACAAGGGAACAAAACGAACACGAGGCTCGCCACGAACCAACGAGGCACGAGATCGAATCACGAGCTCAACAAAGGACACGGCAACGAGCAAGTTCAGAGCATGGAAGTTGGCCACGAAATTTTCTACGAGAACGATCCCAAAACCCCGAAATACGTTTACCAATTCGATCAAGCACAcaaaattgcggaaaatcgAAGCTTTTTTTCCACTCCTCATTTCGAAACTAACGATTCCGTGCCAACCAACAAATATCACGGGGACAATCGATCGAGAATTTCCAGCACCGTAGCGCAGCtgggaaaaacaaatttttctactAATTCTCCAGTCCCGGATTCCTGGAGCCTCGGTTGGGACGCCTGTGCAGCAGAAGCCATTAGATATCTCGTCGAGGATGAGGGACTCTCGCCCCATCATCCCACTGTTTTAGCTATGAAAAATCACCTGGAAATTCAGAGAGAAAGAACTTTGGCTCAATTCGCTGTGTAA
- the anne gene encoding polyamine-transporting ATPase 13A3 isoform X1 — translation MPSTPKKFNLSFARNAYNVFGKRDSGTRTENQREQKTELLQGTRGNGLIQLKNGVDYINPGQEDQMEIYGFRRNQKYTLITWFLIIITGGLLRLIFHWVPRLMLLSTHSKCRLEEADTVLLIERFQGKHTSYYVKKLRTMTAQDVTKKVDNDENLVGNEEWQDHENSTIENPLLSVHLHGGNFKEVSSIVTFNCKKLTYVWDSDRSEFLKLTGLEVGVLTSTLHQMSGLSSQKQFLRRSVYGNNEIVIPVKNPMTLLCLEVLNPFYVFQLFSFCLWIADDYYYYAMVIISMTACGIGMAVFQTRSNQHKLRSTVHSSDVAKVMRDRATGKIDSVAAELLVPGDILVIPPHGCLMPCDAVLLTGNCILNESMLTGESVPVTKTPIPSSNETIYDTKEHARHTLFCGTKIIQTRYFGGEKVLAVVVRTGFTTSKGGLVRSIMYPPPVDFKFEQDSYKFVELLAGIASIGVIYTIVTKAMRGVPSSHIALEALDLITIVVPPALPAAMTVGRLVAQNRLEKKRIYCTSPRAINVSGSIDCVCFDKTGTLTEDGLDMWGVVPVSMRKFQVPTKEISKLSINEILVGMVTCHSITIIDGQLVGDPLDLKMFESTGWHLEEPDVSDNTKFSMMFPTVVKPPKDAKLFQTGDSISTVSPARHNSITSETGDNLSLNNLTIDDNDMTEQQGLEIGIVRQFPFTSSLQRMSVITRTLGANHYDLYCKGSPEMILSLSKADSIPPDFASVLQEYTSEGYRVIALGHKSLNRLTWAKVQRISREAAETELNFLAFVVLENRLKPETAPVIEAINKACIKTVMVTGDNMLTALSVARDCDMVKPGVPVITVAAITQQNQTKPQLYFTKSSSNQQSPQSPNGQGSISEMTDLNSIASLETIESGVYGNTVVENGANYLCDDVHGSNKYVFSMTGKTWAMIKQHYPELIPKVATRGAIFARMSPDQKQQLVQELQALGYYVAMVGDGANDCGALKAAHTGISLSDTESSVASPFTSRETNISCLLSIIREGRAALVTSFGIFKYMAGYSLTQFISVMLLYGIESNLTDLEFLYIDLFIISIFAFFFGRTEAYDGPLVKTAPLTSLISTSPILSLLTQMLLVTIFQYTSLWHLRQNDWFVPFNSTATVDKDDVGCLENYTIFIVSSMQYIILAVVFSKGHPYRKSLFTNYGLLASFLLMSLFSTYLAIFPFDWLAAQFELVLPTDMTFRYVLVVYGLANFVVAMIVEHFFIDYLVFRKLRYRWHDVEKSKRKFLAIERDMSRDVKWPPLSQEPLPEAAPDILIRQNVTEIKIEKRVPESCMNQALDVGFLNSPASSLNFKRFGSAREVTLNPRSLFNDRRNTVSMQTVPITLEDRETHFRRPSVDVTPKRRHNSESENAIDSCDKSQRSKPTTNPIATLPRRPPLNQQSNSKLVNFTNPRIHKSEEFCPGAQSVLELDILPS, via the exons ATTCCGAAGAAATCAGAAGTACACGCTCATCACCTGGTTTCTCATCATCATTACCGGCGGCCTCCTCCGGTTGATTTTTCACTGGGTTCCACGACTGATGCTGCTTTCGACCCACTCCAAGTGTCGACTCGAGGAAGCCGATACGGTTTTGCTTATTGAAAGGTTTCAGGGCAAACACACGAGCTATTACGTCAAGAAACTTAGAACCATGACAGCTCAGGATGTCAC GAAAAAAGTTGACAACGATGAAAATCTGGTCGGAAACGAAGAGTGGCAAGATCATGAAAACTCGACAATCGAAAACCCTTTGCTATCGGTACATCTACATGGAGGAAATTTCAAGG AAGTCTCGTCGATCGTCACTTTCAATTGCAAAAAACTGACCTACGTATGGGACAGTGATAGATCGGAATTTTTGAAGTTGACTGGATTGGAGGTCGGTGTGCTGACGTCAACGTTGCATCAAATGAGTGGTCTCAGTTCCCAAAAACAGTTCCTCAG ACGGAGCGTCTATGGCAACAACGAAATAGTCATTCCCGTGAAAAATCCCATGACTTTGCTGTGCCTGGAAGTTCTCAATCCATTTTACGTCTTCCAACTATTTAGCTTTTGCCTGTGGATTGCcgacgattattattattatgcgATGGTGATAATATCCATGACGGCTTGTGGCATAGGCATGGCTGTCTTCCAAACGCGTAGC AATCAGCACAAATTACGTTCGACGGTTCATTCTTCGGACGTAGCAAAAGTGATGCGCGATCGAGCGACAGGAAAAATTGATTCCGTCGCTGCCGAGCTCCTCGTGCCTGGTGATATATTGGTTATTCCGCCTCACGGCTGTCTAATGCCTTGCGACGCTGTTCTGCTTACCGGCAACTGTATTTTAAACGAATCGATGCTTACTGGTGAATCGGTGCCGGTGACCAAGACACCGATTCCGTCGTCAAACGAGACGATTTACGATACCAAGGAACATGCCAGGCACACGCTTTTCTGCGGTACCAAAATCATCCAGACGAGATATTTCGGAGGTGAAAAG GTGTTGGCGGTTGTTGTTCGAACTGGATTCACGACAAGCAAAGGTGGCCTGGTACGTTCGATAATGTACCCTCCACCGGTAGATTTCAAGTTTGAGCAGGACTCGTACAAGTTCGTCGAGTTGCTTGCGGGCATAGCGAGCATCGGCGTTATTTACACGATTGTCACGAAAGCTATGAGAGGAGTGCCATCGAGTCACATAGCTCTGGAGGCTCTGGATCTAATCACGATCGTGGTGCCACCTGCGTTACCGGCAGCGATGACGGTTGGGCGTCTCGTGGCGCAAAATCGTCTGGAAAAGAAACGAATTTATTGCACGAGTCCAAGAGCCATTAACGTTTCTGGCTCTATAGATTGCGTTTGTTTTGACAAAACGGGTACTTTGACGGAAGATGGTCTGGACATGTGGGGGGTCGTACCGGTGTctatgagaaagtttcaggtGCCGACTAAAGAAATCTCGAAACTGTCGATCAACGAGATCCTCGTGGGGATGGTCACGTGTCACAGTATAACCATAATCGACGGTCAATTGGTTGGCGATCCGCTCGATCTCAAAATGTTTGAATCGACCGGTTGGCACCTCGAGGAACCTGACGTTTCGGACAATACTAAATTTTCCATGATGTTCCCGACTGTGGTCAAACCCCCCAAAGATGCTAAACTCTTTCAAACGGGCGATAGCATTTCAACCGTTTCTCCGGCACGTCACAACTCCATCACTTCCGAGACTGGCGACAATCTCTCACTCAACAATCTTACCATCGATGATAACGATATGACCGAACAGCAAGGCCTGGAAATCGGTATAGTTAGACAATTCCCTTTCACTTCGAGTCTCCAGCGAATGAGCGTTATCACAAGGACCTTGGGGGCTAATCATTACGATTTGTACTGCAAGGGAAGCCCGGAGATGATTCTTAGTCTCTCAAAAGCAGATTcca TACCTCCGGATTTCGCTTCGGTTCTGCAGGAATACACGTCCGAGGGCTACAGGGTAATAGCATTGGGCCACAAATCCTTGAATCGTTTGACCTGGGCAAAAGTACAGCGAATAAGTCGAGAAGCTGCTGAGacggaattgaattttttagctTTCGTAGTGCTCGAGAATAGGTTGAAGCCGGAAACGGCTCCGGTGATCGAGGCCATCAACAAAGCTTGCATCAAAACAGTTATGGTGACCGGTGACAACATGTTGACAGCACTTTCGGTTGCCAGAGATTGCGATATGGTTAAACCGGGCGTACCTGTAATCACCGTCGCTGCGATAACCCAGCAGAATCAGACGAAGCCACAACTATATTTCACCAAAAGTAGCAGCAATCAACAGAGTCCGCAATCTCCCAACGGACAGGGCAGTATAAGCGAAATGACCGATCTCAACAGCATTGCGAGTTTGGAAACAATCGAGAGCGGCGTTTACGGCAACACTGTTGTAGAAAATGGCGCCAATTATCTTTGCGACGA TGTTCACGGGAGCAACAAGTATGTTTTTTCTATGACTGGAAAAACTTGGGCGATGATCAAACAACATTATCCAGAACTAATACCAAAAGTTGCCACCAGGGGTGCTATTTTCGCGCGTATGTCGCCGGATCAGAAGCAACAGTTGGTCCAGGAACTTCAAGCGCTTGGTTATTATGTGG CAATGGTGGGCGACGGTGCCAACGATTGCGGAGCTTTGAAGGCGGCGCATACAGGGATTTCGCTATCGGATACAGAATCATCGGTAGCCTCGCCATTCACGAGTCGGGAAACGAACATATCCTGCTTACTAAGTATAATACGGGAAGGACGCGCAGCTTTGGTAACTTCTTTCGGTATATTCAAGTACATGGCAGGTTATTCGTTGACACAATTTATTTCGGTAATGTTGCTCTACGGTATAGAATCAAATTTGACGGATTTAGAATTTCTCTACATCGATTTATTCATAATATCGATATTTGCATTTTTCTTCGGCCGTACGGAAGCGTACGACGGGCCGTTAGTGAAGACAGCACCATTGACGAGTCTCATTAGCACATCGCCGATATTGAGTTTGCTGACGCAAATGCTCCTCGTAACGATATTCCAGTACACGAGTTTGTGGCATTTGCGACAGAACGACTGGTTCGTACCGTTCAACTCAACGGCCACCGTGGACAAGGACGATGTTGGATGCCTTGAGAATTACACCATATTTATCGTCAGCTCAATGCAGTACATTATACTAGCGGTTGTATTCAGCAAAGGTCATCCATACAGAAAGTCTCTGTTCACGAATTACGGCCTTTTAGCATCGTTTCTCCTCATGTCGTTGTTCTCTACTTATCTTGCAATATTTCCATTCGATTGGCTCGCCGCGCAGTTCGAGCTGGTCTTGCCGACCGACATGACCTTCCGTTACGTCCTCGTTGTCTACGGTCTAGCTAATTTCGTCGTAGCAATGATAGTCGAACACTTCTTCATCGATTATCTGGTGTTCCGGAAGCTTCGCTATCGTTGGCACGACGTTGAGAAATCAAAACGTAAATTTCTAGCAATAGAACGCGACATGAGCAGAGACGTCAAGTGGCCTCCGCTGTCCCAGGAGCCATTGCCCGAAGCCGCTCCTGACATTCTCATCCGTCAAAACGTCACAGAAATTAAGATTGAAAAGAGAGTGCCCGAGTCGTGTATGAATCAAGCGTTGGACGTCGGCTTCCTCAACAGCCCAGCCTCTTCGCTCAACTTCAAGCGCTTCGGTTCAGCCAGAGAAGTCACTCTCAATCCACGCTCGTTGTTCAACGACCGACGCAACACCGTCTCGATGCAAACGGTACCGATCACCCTCGAAGATCGCGAAACTCATTTCCGGCGTCCCAGCGTCGATGTTACTCCCAAACGACGTCACAATTCCGAATCCGAAAACGCCATTGACTCTTGCGACAAGTCCCAGAGATCGAAACCAACCACCAATCCCATCGCCACTCTGCCCCGACGTCCTCCCCTCAATCAACAAAGCAATTCTAAATTAGTCAATTTTACAAATCCCAGAATTCACAAGAGCGAGGAATTTTGTCCCGGTGCTCAGAGCGTACTCGAATTAGATATACTGCCATCCTGA